One genomic window of Chelonia mydas isolate rCheMyd1 chromosome 27, rCheMyd1.pri.v2, whole genome shotgun sequence includes the following:
- the TUBG1 gene encoding tubulin gamma-1 chain — protein MPREIITLQLGQCGNQIGFEFWKQLCAEHGISPEGIVEEFATEGTDRKDVFFYQADDEHYIPRAVLLDLEPRVIHSILNSPYANLYNPENIYLSEHGGGAGNNWASGFSQGEKIHEDIFDIIDREADGSDSLEGFVLCHSIAGGTGSGLGSYLLERLNDRYPKKLVQTYSVFPNQDEMSDVVVQPYNSLLTLKRLTQNADCVVVLDNTALNRIATDRLHIQNPSFSQINQLVSTIMSASTTTLRYPGYMNNDLIGLIASLIPTPRLHFLMTGYTPLTTDQSVASVRKTTVLDVMRRLLQPKNVMVSTGRDRQTNHCYIAILNIIQGEVDPTQVHKSLQRIRERKLANFIPWGPASIQVALSRKSPYLPSAHRVSGLMMANHTNISSLFERTCRQYDKLRKREAFLEQFRKEDIFKDNFDELDNSREIVQQLIDEYHAATRPDYISWGTQEQ, from the exons ATGCCGCGAGAGATCATCACCCTGCAGCTGGGCCAGTGCGGCAACCAGA TCGGGTTCGAGTTCTGGAAGCAGCTGTGTGCGGAGCACGGCATCAGCCCCGAGGGCATCGTCGAGGAGTTCGCCACCGAGGGCACCGACCGCAAAGACGTCTTCTTCTACCAG GCAGATGATGAACATTACATCCCCCGAGCTGTGCTGCTGGACCTCGAGCCTCGAGTGATCCATTCCATTCTGAACTCCCCCTACGCCAACCTGTACAACCCGGAAAACATCTACCTGTCCGAGCATGGCGGCGGGGCTGGGAACAACTGGGCCAGCGGCTTCTCCCAG GGTGAAAAAATCCACGAAGATATTTTTGACATCATAGACAGAGAGGCTGATGGGAGCGACAGCTTAGAG GGCTTTGTGCTGTGCCACTCCATTGCTGGTGGAACAGGCTCGGGGCTGGGCTCCTATCTGCTGGAGCGACTGAATGACAG GTATCCCAAGAAGCTGGTGCAGACCTACTCGGTCTTCCCCAACCAGGATGAGATGAGCGATGTCGTGGTCCAGCCATACAACTCCCTGCTGACACTCAAGAGGCTGACTCAGAATGCTGACTGTGTG GTGGTTCTGGACAACACAGCCCTGAATCGGATCGCCACAGACCGGCTGCACATCCAGAACCCGTCCTTCTCCCAGATCAACCAGCTG GTCTCCACCATCATGTCTGCCAGCACCACCACACTCAGGTATCCCGGCTACATGAACAATGACCTGATTGGGCTGATCGCCTCGCTCATCCCCACCCCCCGACTCCACTTCCTGATGACGGGGTACACGCCGCTCACCACAGACCAGTCG GTGGCCAGCGTGCGGAAAACCACGGTCCTGGACGTGATGAGAAGGTTGTTGCAGCCGAAGAACGTCATGGTCTCCACTGGGCGGGACAGACAGACCAACCACTGCTACATCGCCATCCTGAACATCATCCAGGGCGAGGTGGACCCGACGCAG GTTCACAAGAGCCTGCAGAGGATCCGGGAGAGGAAACTGGCCAACTTCATCCCCTGGGGCCCTGCCAGCATCCAGGTGGCACTGTCCAGGAAGTCCCCGTACCTGCCATCTGCACACCGTGTCAGCGGCCTGATGATGGCAAACCACACCAACATCTCCTCG CTGTTTGAGCGGACGTGCCGGCAGTACGACAAGCTGCGTAAGAGGGAGGCCTTCCTGGAGCAGTTCCGCAAGGAGGATATCTTCAAGGACAACTTCGACGAGCTGGACAACTCCCGGGAGATCGTGCAGCAGCTGATTGACGAGTACCACGCGGCCACGCGCCCCGACTACATCTCCTGGGGCACGCAGGAGCAGTGA